Proteins from one Chitinophaga oryzae genomic window:
- a CDS encoding helix-turn-helix domain-containing protein: MIKRVLKQTFTLLNVDAVKLDSGWNYRNVISPYFRIYYIDAGAGEILDASSKVRLEAGFLYMIPSFTLCHLICPEYLSQYFVQFFEESSDGISLFENNRAIMKVKATETDVLSFRRLLEINPGRGINRSDNPKVYEKNVFYKEYQELNNRQSLSTFTETHGILLQLVSRFLSQETFKHMDTGQVPVKILNIISYIQLNLNRDLSVTLLAKKANLHTDYFSRLFQQHTGERPVRYIHEKRIERAQHLMLTTRMTFTEIAAQTGFDNVFYFSKIFKKITGESPGAYKKQMNTIGFK; this comes from the coding sequence ATGATTAAAAGAGTACTTAAGCAAACATTTACGCTGTTGAACGTTGACGCTGTAAAGCTTGACTCGGGGTGGAATTACAGGAATGTGATCAGTCCCTATTTCAGGATATACTATATCGATGCGGGTGCGGGAGAGATCCTGGACGCCTCTTCCAAAGTCAGGCTTGAGGCGGGCTTTCTGTATATGATACCCAGTTTCACCTTATGTCACCTGATATGTCCTGAATACCTGAGCCAGTACTTTGTCCAGTTCTTTGAGGAATCATCGGATGGCATTTCATTATTTGAAAATAACAGGGCTATTATGAAGGTAAAAGCGACCGAAACGGATGTACTGAGCTTCAGGCGGTTACTGGAGATAAATCCGGGGAGGGGTATCAATCGTTCTGATAATCCGAAAGTATATGAAAAAAATGTTTTCTACAAAGAGTATCAGGAGCTCAACAACCGTCAAAGCCTGTCCACCTTCACGGAAACGCACGGCATCCTTCTGCAGCTGGTTTCACGGTTCCTGTCACAAGAGACATTTAAGCACATGGACACCGGGCAGGTGCCGGTTAAAATCCTGAATATCATCAGCTACATTCAACTGAACCTGAACCGCGACCTATCAGTAACCCTTCTGGCGAAAAAAGCGAACCTGCATACGGACTATTTCTCGCGCCTTTTCCAGCAACACACCGGGGAAAGGCCTGTCAGATACATACATGAAAAAAGAATAGAAAGGGCGCAACACCTGATGCTGACGACCAGGATGACCTTTACTGAGATTGCGGCGCAAACCGGTTTCGACAATGTGTTCTACTTCTCCAAAATCTTCAAAAAAATAACAGGAGAATCGCCGGGGGCTTACAAAAAGCAAATGAATACAATCGGGTTTAAATAA